In Aspergillus luchuensis IFO 4308 DNA, chromosome 1, nearly complete sequence, the following are encoded in one genomic region:
- a CDS encoding glutamine--tRNA ligase (BUSCO:EOG09260WYQ;~COG:J;~EggNog:ENOG410PG6P;~InterPro:IPR020056,IPR000924,IPR020059,IPR020058, IPR001412,IPR014729,IPR004514,IPR011035;~PFAM:PF00749,PF03950;~go_component: GO:0005737 - cytoplasm [Evidence IEA];~go_function: GO:0000166 - nucleotide binding [Evidence IEA];~go_function: GO:0004812 - aminoacyl-tRNA ligase activity [Evidence IEA];~go_function: GO:0004819 - glutamine-tRNA ligase activity [Evidence IEA];~go_function: GO:0005524 - ATP binding [Evidence IEA];~go_process: GO:0006412 - translation [Evidence IEA];~go_process: GO:0006418 - tRNA aminoacylation for protein translation [Evidence IEA];~go_process: GO:0006425 - glutaminyl-tRNA aminoacylation [Evidence IEA];~go_process: GO:0043039 - tRNA aminoacylation [Evidence IEA]) → MADAIAEATAKLQLDEETGEMVSKGELKKRMQKRAKKAAKANAPPKPAATPKSQGPATPKPEEAPIDPDAMFKQGFLANVYNERPVTPLTRFPPEPNGYLHLGHSKAIAINFGFARHHGGKTILRFDDTNPEAEEEKYFTAIEDIIEWLGFKPHAVTHSSDHFDKLYELAEKMIKIGRAYVCHCSDAEIKLQRGGEKNGPRFRCKDAEQDVETNLQKFRDMRDGKYAPQTAFLRMKQELDNPNPQMYSDLAAYRVLNAEHHRTKDQWKIYPTYDFAHCLCDSFEGITHSLCTTEFVLSRESYEWLNKTLEVYEPMQREYSRMEVSGTVMSKRKLKKLVDEGYVRGWDDPRLYTLIALRRRGVPPEAILSFINELGVTTSKSVIQIARFEQSVRTYLETRVPRLMLVLDPVPVVIEDFESLEAQELDLDVPFSPKDPKMGSHKLPFTKTVYIDRSDFREEDSKGYFRLAPGKSVGLWRSPYPLKATTFTKDAEGKITEIRAVLDRSGAKPKTYIHWVPDNSRKVEVRIHDQLFKSDDPNSVEGGFLKDINPNSETIYNDALIEAGFDEVRRRAPWPEAAGEKTKSGPESVRFQAMRVAYFAVDSDSTDDRVVLNRIVSLKQDVSKSS, encoded by the exons ATGGCGGACGCAATCGCGGAAGCCACTGCCAAGCTTCAGCTCGACGAGGAGACCGGTGAGATGGTCTCAAAGGGCGAGTTGAAGAAGCGCATGCAGAAGCGTGCCAAAAAGGCCGCCAAAGCCAACGCTCCTCCGAAGCCTGCTGCGACCCCGAAGTCCCAGGGCCCCGCGACGCCCAAGCCGGAGGAGGCCCCCATCGACCCGGACGCCATGTTCAAGCAGGGCTTCCTTGCCAATGTCTACAACGAGCGACCCGTTACTCCCTTGACCCGATTCCCTCCGGAGCCCAATGGATACCTGCACCTGGGTCACTCCAAGGCCATTGCGATCAACTTCGGCTTCGCGAGACACCACGGCGGAAAGACGATCCTGAGATTTGATGACACCAACCCcgaggcagaggaggagaaataCTTCACCGCGATTGAGGATATCATTGAGTGGCTCG GATTCAAGCCGCACGCCGTTACCCACTCGAGTGACCACTTTGATAAGCTGTACGAGCTCGccgagaagatgatcaaGATTGGCCGCGCATATGTCTGCCACTGCAGCGATGCTGAGATCAAGTTGCAGCgtggtggtgagaagaaCGGCCCTAGGTTCCGCTGCAAGGACGCCGAGCAGGACGTGGAAACCAACTTGCAAAAATTCCGTGATATGCGCGACGGAAAGTACGCACCTCAGACGGCGTTCCTGCGCATGAAGCAGGAGCTTGACAACCCCAACCCGCAGATGTACTCGGATCTGGCTGCCTACCGTGTCCTGAATGCGGAGCACCACCGTACTAAGGATCAGTGGAAGATCTACCCTACCTATGACTTTGCCCACTGCCTGTGCGATAGTTTCGAGGGTATTACCCACAGTCTTTGCACCACCGAATTCGTGCTGTCGCGTGAGAGTTACGAATGGCTCAACAAGACCTTGGAAGTCTACGAGCCTATGCAGCGTGAATACAGCCGCATGGAGGTCAGCGGAACGGTCATGAGCAAGAGAAAGCTCAAGAAGCTTGTTGATGAAGGTTATGTGCGTGGCTGGGACGACCCCCGTTTGTACACCCTGATCGCGCTGCGTCGCCGTGGTGTTCCTCCGGAGGctatcctctccttcatcaacgaATTGGGTGTGACTACCTCCAAGTCCGTCATCCAGATTGCTCGTTTCGAACAGTCTGTTCGTACCTACCTTGAGACCCGGGTTCCGCGTTTGATGCTGGTCCTTGACCCCGTTCCCGTTGTCATTGAGGACTTCGAATCCCTTGAAGCCCAGGAGCTTGATCTGGATGTGCCATTCTCCCCCAAGGACCCTAAGATGGGCTCCCACAAGCTTCCCTTCACCAAGACCGTCTACATTGACCGCTCCGACTTCCGCGAGGAGGATAGCAAGGGTTACTTCCGTCTTGCGCCCGGCAAGAGTGTCGGTCTGTGGAGGTCTCCCTATCCCCTCAAGGCCACAACCTTCACGAAGGATGCCGAAGGAAAGATTACGGAGATCCGGGCCGTTCTGGATCGGTCCGGCGCAAAGCCCAAGACGTACATCCACTGGGTCCCGGACAACTCGCGCAAGGTGGAGGTTCGCATCCACGACCAACTGTTCAAGTCGGATGACCCGAACTCTGTGGAGGGTGGCTTCCTGAAggacatcaaccccaacagtGAGACCATCTACAACGACGCCCTGATTGAGGCCGGCTTTGATGAGGTGCGCCGCCGGGCTCCCTGGCCCGAAGCTGCGGgagagaagaccaagagtgGACCGGAAAGTGTCCGGTTCCAGGCAATGCGTGTTGCTTACTTC GCTGTCGATTCGGATTCTACGGATGACCGGGTTGTGCTGAACCGCATCGTTTCTTTGAAACAGGATGTGAGCAAGAGCAGCTAA
- a CDS encoding endonuclease/exonuclease/phosphatase family protein (COG:S;~EggNog:ENOG410PHNS;~InterPro:IPR036691;~SECRETED:SignalP(1-19)) — translation MRMIPSLCAAALLFQHALAVTIPEINGDRYVSSYKGESVSGVKGLVTAKGSSGFYIRATDADSDTRTSNSIYVYGSSGVSKVTVGDIVTLSGKVAEYRSSSSYVYTTEIESPSDIEVLSSDNTVTPIVIGKDDLDPPTEQYSSLDNGDVFSLPGGSSRLSTANPVLDPTEYGMDFWQSLSGELATLTGLTAISKANSYGDTWVIGDWPVTGKNDRGGLTMRANDSNPESIVIGSPLDGTKNPTDIKLGDTLEDITGIITQAYGFYTLLPLTALEKTGSNTTEATATTLKADGTCSSITIGDYNVDNFSPDSSTMSGIGEHIAKYLNSPTVMFLQEIQDNSGATDDGVVSASLTLSKLASAIEEHGGVAYNYTDIDPENDTSGGERGGNIRPAYLYDPSVVRLRNYNPGSSNDSTSVLSDGNLSYNPGLIDPSNEAWDDSRKPLVAQWETLDGKNTFYTINVHFTSKYDSTSLEGDPRPPVNGWVENRVDQAKVVAKFVTSILEVNSDAKIITAGDFNEYASVEPLEVFVSESKLQDLEDVTGIPASERYTYLYNQNCESLDHMYVSSALTSGAKMEHIHVNTWVSTDDELSDHDPTVALFNMCE, via the exons ATGCGCATGATCCCCTCGCTGTGTGCGGCAGCCCTGCTCTTTCAGCACGCGCTAGCCGTAACCATCCCCGAGATCAATGGCGACCGATACGTTTCTTCCTACAAAGGAGAAAGTGTCTCCGGTGTCAAGGGCCTTGTCACAGCCAAAGGTTCTAGCGGATTCTACATTCGCGCCACGGATGCCGATTCAGACACCCGGACCTCCAACTCTATCTATGTGTATGGTAGCAGTGGAGTGTCGAAAGTCACGGTCGGCGATATTGTCACCCTAAGTGGAAAGGTCGCGGAATACCGATCCTCGTCCAGCTACGTCTATACCACTGAGATCGAGTCTCCATCCGACATTGAGGTGCTGTCCAGCGATAACACTGTCACTCCCATCGTCATCGGAAAGGATGACTTGGATCCTCCTACTGAGCAGTACTCTTCCCTGGACAATGGCGATGTCTTCAGCCTACCTGGCGGTTCTAGTCGGCTTTCCACTGCAAATCCTGTTTTGGACCCGACCGAGTATGGCATGGACTTTTGGCAGAGCCTGAGTGGTGAACTCGCTACTTTGACGGGACTCACAGCCATCAGCAAGGCCAATTCTTATGGCGATACCTGGGTAATTGGGGACTGGCCGGTGACGGGCAAGAATGACCGAGGCGGGCTGACCATGCGTGCAAATG ACTCCAACCCGGaatccatcgtcatcggaTCTCCATTGGATGGGACCAAGAATCCAACTGATATCAAACTGGGAGACACCCTCGAGGACATAACCGGGATTATTACACAGGCATATGGTTTCTATACGCTGCTACCTCTGACTGCCCTGGAGAAGACCGGGTCCAACACTACAGAAGCCACGGCAACGACACTCAAGGCGGATGGAACCTGCAGCTCCATTACCATTGGAGATTACAATGTTGACAATTTCTCTCCGGACTCGAGCACCATGAGTGGGATTGGGGAGCATATCGCCAAGTATCTGAACAGTCCGACCGTCATGTTCCTACAAGAGATCCAGGACAACAGCGGAGCTACCGACGATGGCG TCGTCTCCGCCAGCCTAACACTGTCCAAGCTCGCTAGTGCAATCGAAGAGCACGGCGGGGTCGCGTACAACTACACTGACATCGATCCGGAGAATGACACGAGCGGCGGAGAACGCGGCGGTAATATCCGGCCAGCGTACCTCTATGACCCATCGGTGGTACGACTGCGAAACTACAATCCTGGATCCAGCAATGACTCCACCTCCGTCCTCTCCGACGGCAATCTAAGCTACAACCCAGGTCTGATTGATCCCTCCAACGAGGCCTGGGATGACAGTCGCAAGCCACTGGTGGCCCAATGGGAGACCTTGGATGGCAAGAACACCTTCTACACGATCAACGTGCACTTCACCTCCAAATATGACAGCACTTCGCTGGAGGGCGATCCGCGACCCCCCGTCAACGGATGGGTGGAGAACCGCGTGGACCAGGCTAAAGTGGTTGCT AAATTTGTTACCTCCATACTGGAGGTCAATTCCGATGCGAAAATTATCACCGCCGGTGACTTTAACGAGTATGCGTCTGTCGAGCCTCTGGAGGTGTTTGTCTCCGAATCCAAGCTGCAGGACCTGGAGGACGTTACCGGCATTCCTGCGTCCGAGAGGTATACCTATCTTTATAACCAGAACTGCGAATCACTGGACCACATGTATGTGAGTTCCGCGTTGACGTCGGGAGCCAAGATGGAGCATATCCATGTCAACACGTGGGTGTCGACAGACGATGAGTTATCGGATCACGATCCCACCGTTGCTCTGTTCAACATGTGCGAGTAA
- a CDS encoding uncharacterized protein (COG:S;~EggNog:ENOG410PNYD;~TransMembrane:7 (o12-32i44-65o85-109i121-141o168-194i206-224o244-264i)) — protein MAVDRSLEVRAVAAVFFALASVTTILRCYVRLAVVKAFGWDDGVMVLALLFYAMFSGCMIGGSLYGTGKHLTELTNHQRTTAMEYWFYCDIGYALASILCKVSVSIFILRVTIDRTHRITVCLVGGIVVIAGIIFFIMVLVQCHPMSYFWNQLSTAYTGPGSCMNMHIIVGGLYAFSASSALFDLTIAILPILLVRKLNMKRDVKFAVAGLLGMACVASIAVFIRIPYIHTLYSVDYLWATTPIAIWSNIETGLGIFAGSMATLRPILRKFNPSTRGNEYTSDPWPSTRNKQRNFSVPLRSLDTNTTRTPPSEFDDRMAMHTHDERLYGTTMYSVETGERVDADADVDVADGGESGHGHGGRVDEYPILPKNGATVNGGGNGIGMKFPGIISVRREVLVTTSA, from the exons atggccGTGGATCGGTCATTAGAAGTACGAGCAGTCGCTGCTGTCTTCTTTGCATTGGCGTCTGTGACGACGATTCTACGATGCTATGTCCGCCTGGCAGTTGTCAAGGCGTTtgggtgggatgatggagttATGGTTCTGGCATTG CTCTTCTACGCCATGTTCTCGGGCTGCATGATCGGAGGCAGTCTGTACGGTACAGGGAAACACTTGACCGAGTTAACCAATCACCAGCGGACGACCGCAATGGAG TACTGGTTCTACTGCGACATTGGCTACGCCCTCGCCTCAATTCTCTGCAAAGTTTCCGtcagcatcttcatcctgcgCGTGACCATCGACCGAACCCACCGGATAACTGTCTGCCTCGTCGGAGGAATTGTCGTCATCGCCggaatcatcttcttcatcatggtCCTCGTGCAATGCCACCCCATGTCGTACTTCTGGAACCAGTTATCCACCGCATACACGGGCCCCGGATCTTGCATGAACATGCACATCATTGTGGGCGGATTATACGCCTTTAGCGCCTCCTCTGCGCTCTTCGACCTCACTATCGCTATCCTTCCAATCTTGCTAGTCCGGAAACTCAACATGAAGCGCGATGTCAAATTTGCTGTCGCTGGACTGTTGGGTATGGCTTGCGT TGCCTCCATCGCCGTCTTCATCCGCATCCCCTacatccacaccctctacaGCGTCGACTACCTCT GGGCAACAACCCCGATAGCAATCTGGTCCAACATCGAAACCGGCCTGGGCATCTTCGCCGGCAGCATGGCAACTCTCCGGCCCATCCTCCGCAAGTTCAACCCCTCAACCCGAGGCAACGAATACACCTCCGATCCGTGGCCAAGCACCCGCAACAAGCAACGTAACTTCTCCGTCCCGCTCCGGTCCCTCGACACTAACACGACGCGAACACCACCGTCTGAATTCGACGATCGCATGGCGATGCACACCCATGATGAGCGGTTATACGGGACGACTATGTATAGTGTTGAGacgggggagagggtggatgCGGATgcagatgtggatgtggcCGACGGCGGGGAGAGTGGACATGGCCATGGGGGCAGGGTGGATGAGTATCCGATATTGCCTAAGAATGGGGCTACGGTTAATGGTGGTGGGAATGGCATCGGGATGAAGTTTCCTGGGATTATTAGTGTTAGGAGGGAGGTTTTGGTCACGACTTCTGCTTAG
- the PYR7 gene encoding putative CTP synthase (BUSCO:EOG092620EL;~COG:F;~EggNog:ENOG410Q2V5;~InterPro:IPR017456,IPR027417,IPR029062,IPR017926, IPR004468,IPR033828;~MEROPS:MER0437468;~PFAM:PF07722,PF00117,PF06418;~go_function: GO:0003883 - CTP synthase activity [Evidence IEA];~go_process: GO:0006221 - pyrimidine nucleotide biosynthetic process [Evidence IEA];~go_process: GO:0006241 - CTP biosynthetic process [Evidence IEA]), producing MKYVLVSGGVISGVGKGIIASSTGLLLKTTGLAVTSIKIDPYINIDAGTMAPTEHGEVYVTDDGGEMDLDLGNYERYLLSSLSRDHNITTGKVYQHVINRERIGHYLGKTVQVVPHVTDAIQEWIQRVAKIPVDESKAEPDVCIIELGGTVGDIESAPFIHALSQLQRKAGKGNFVQIHVSYVPVIPPGPGGEQKTKPTQRAISDVRSAGLNPDLIACRCEQPLEDSTINKIANMCSVEQHQVIAVHNVTTTYHVPMLLEKQKLISTITDMLDLKSIPQTPERKEQGSRMWNDWCDLARGQDFLHDSVSIALVGKYTSLHDAYISVSKALEHAAMYCHKKVQIIWVDSSHLEDDTASPADYHKAWHAVCTADGVLVPGGFGNRGTEGMMKAITWARTNNKPFLGVCLGMQLAVLEFCRNVANIKDVGSEELHPKAENHAIVYMPEVDKGKLGGTMRLGRHPCVFQENTEWSRLRGLYGPSVSQIEERHRHRYEVNPDMIEQIEKAGLSFIGKDTKGERMEIIEIKDHPWFVGVQFHPEYLSRVLSPSRAFLGFFAAAAGCLDEVSKAVVLGQRSIGRKQ from the exons ATGAAATACGTTCTGGTTTCCGGAG GTGTCATCTCCGGCGTGGGCAAGGGCATTATTGCCTCCAGCACCGGTCTCCTGCTCAAGACTACCGGTCTGGCCGTCACCTCTATCAAGATCGACCCTTACATCAACATCGATGCGGGCACAATGGCACCTACTGA GCACGGTGAGGTCTATGTCACAGACGACGGTGGTGAAATGGACCTCGACCTTGGCAACTACGAGCgctacctcctctcctctctctcccgcgatcacaacatcaccaccggAAAGGTCTACCAGCACGTCATCAACCGCGAGCGCATCGGCCACTATCTCGGTAAGACCGTCCAGGTCGTGCCCCACGTCACCGATGCCATTCAGGAGTGGATTCAGCGGGTAGCCAAGATCCCCGTCGACGAGTCCAAGGCGGAACCGGATGTCTGCATCATCGAGTTGGGTGGTACCGTCGGTGACATTGAGAGTGCGCCCTTCATCCACGCTCTGAGCCAGCTCCAGAGAAAGGCCGGCAAGGGCAACTTTGTCCAGATCCACGTTTCCTACGTGCCTGTCATCCCGCCGGGACCTGGTGGCGAGCAGAAGACGAAACCCACGCAGAGGGCAATCAGCGATGTGCGGAGTGCTGGTCTCAACCCCGACCTGATTGCTTGTCGCTGCGAGCAGCCTCTGGAGGATAGCACCATTAACAAGATCGCCAACATGTGCTCCGTCGAGCAGCACCAGGTCATTGCCGTCCACAACGTCACGACGACATACCACGTGCCCATGCTTctcgagaagcagaagctgatCAGCACCATCACCGATATGCTCGACTTGAAGTCGATCCCCCAGACCCCTGAGCGCAAGGAGCAGGGCAGCCGCATGTGGAACGACTGGTGCGACCTTGCTCGTGGTCAGGACTTCCTCCACGATTCCGTCTCTATTGCTCTGGTTGGCAAATACACTTCCCTCCACGACGCCTACATCAGTGTCTCCAAGGCTCTGGAGCACGCGGCCATGTACTGCCACAAGAAGGTTCAGATCATCTGGGTCGACTCGTCGCATCTGGAGGATGACACTGCCTCCCCCGCCGACTACCACAAGGCCTGGCACGCGGTTTGCACGGCCGATGGTGTCCTGGTGCCCGGCGGTTTCGGTAACAGAGGTACTGAGGGTATGATGAAGGCCATCACATGGGCGCGTACCAACAACAAGCCCTTCCTGGGTGTCTGCCTGGGTATGCAGCTGGCCGTGTTGGAGTTCTGCCGCAACGTCGCCAACATCAAGGATGTCGGCAGTGAGGAGCTGCACCCCAAGGCCGAGAACCACGCCATTGTCTACATGCCTGAGGTCGACAAGGGCAAGCTTGGTGGTACCATGCGTCTTGGCAGACACCCCTGTGTCTTCCAGGAGAACACCGAGTGGTCTCGTCTGCGTGGTCTGTACGGACCTTCCGTCTCGCAGATTGAGGAGCGCCACCGTCATCGTTACGAAGTCAACCCCGACATGATCGAGCAGATTGAGAAGGCCGGTCTCTCTTTCATCGGAAAGGACACCAAGGGCGAGCGTATGGAGATTATCGAGATCAAGGACCACCCCTGGTTTGTCGGTGTCCAGTTCCACCCCGAGTATCTCAGTCGGGTCTTGAGCCCCAGCCGGGCTTTCCTCGGTTTCTTTGCCGCCGCTGCGGGCTGCCTGGATGAGGTCTCCAAGGCAGTTGTGCTGGGTCAGCGGAGCATTGGCCGGAAGCAATAG
- a CDS encoding sulfotransferase family protein (COG:S;~EggNog:ENOG410PW90;~InterPro:IPR040632,IPR027417;~PFAM:PF17784;~TransMembrane:1 (i236-254o)) → MGQKASTPQSGAKLQVIGAGLSRTGTASFSAALNILLDGPVYHGGTQITMGPSTEIKSWITILRDWLSGKNHQKVLAMMKDRTDGYVAITDAPGSQFVPELLELYPDSKVICTVRDPDAWVKSMDQVAGLATLWFLRAVLLPLPGMRHFVEYISVLQAQWDKVYDNERAFDIIWHRHIAWLKEIVPEDRLVFYDVREGWEPLCKALGKDIPDVPFPRINDSKAIDQVAQYHIKRGLMRWAAAFTLVGAATAWFMRG, encoded by the coding sequence ATGGGTCAAAAAGCTTCAACCCCTCAATCAGGGGCCAAATTACAAGTCATCGGTGCAGGTCTCTCTCGCACCGGTACGGCGTCCTTCAGCGCCGCCTTGAACATTCTTCTCGACGGACCTGTCTACCATGGGGGTACGCAGATAACAATGGGTCCGTCAACCGAGATCAAATCATGGATTACTATTCTACGCGACTGGCTATCAGGCAAAAATCACCAGAAGGTTCTTGCCATGATGAAAGACCGCACAGATGGCTACGTTGCTATAACAGACGCTCCTGGTTCTCAGTTCGTGCCAGAGCTCCTGGAGCTTTATCCCGACAGCAAGGTCATCTGTACGGTTCGCGATCCTGATGCATGGGTCAAGAGCATGGACCAGGTTGCGGGATTGGCTACATTGTGGTTTCTACGCGCTGTTCTTCTCCCACTTCCTGGAATGCGGCACTTTGTCGAGTATATCTCGGTCTTGCAAGCGCAGTGGGATAAGGTGTATGACAATGAGCGTGCGTTTGATATCATTTGGCATCGACACATTGCCTGGTTGAAGGAGATAGTTCCCGAGGACCGTCTGGTGTTCTACGATGTCCGGGAAGGATGGGAGCCTCTTTGCAAGGCACTGGGGAAGGATATCCCTGATGTTCCGTTCCCACGGATCAACGACTCCAAGGCTATTGATCAGGTTGCGCAGTATCATATTAAGCGTGGGCTGATGAGATGGGCGGCGGCCTTTACGCTGGTCGGGGCTGCTACTGCTTGGTTTATGCGCGGCTGA